One Verrucomicrobiota bacterium DNA window includes the following coding sequences:
- a CDS encoding class I SAM-dependent methyltransferase, which translates to MAVDWDSKFEYLRASRSLYHNRDYWEFLVRTVWRLDDKPQRVVDFGCGFGWLGLFLMPMLAPGSTYTGFDSSEALLAKGRELLAGLPYRAQLLHGDVHSAPLDDDAFDVAITHTVMMHVADPEKALAEMIRVTRHGGMVIACEGSRNAANALLHIHETDEQEDVPLSMLQAMNASIRRRTGVDHNIGMKMPVLMHKAGLHHVQARTGDAVRLLLPPIDTPDKERLFSAICNDGLGNLPSDDEGIRKWKQLLLDRGASEAEAEAEIRREIERDFGHKGRSYHTAYPGLLTFSFGTVCRGI; encoded by the coding sequence GTGGCTGTAGACTGGGACAGCAAGTTCGAGTACCTGCGCGCGAGCCGGTCGCTCTACCACAACCGGGACTACTGGGAGTTCCTCGTGCGCACGGTGTGGCGGCTGGACGACAAGCCGCAGCGCGTGGTGGACTTCGGATGCGGCTTCGGCTGGCTAGGTCTGTTCCTGATGCCGATGCTGGCACCGGGGAGCACGTACACGGGCTTCGACTCTTCCGAGGCGCTCCTGGCGAAGGGACGCGAGTTACTTGCCGGCCTCCCGTACAGGGCGCAGCTCCTGCACGGCGACGTGCACAGCGCGCCCCTCGACGACGATGCCTTCGACGTAGCGATCACCCACACCGTCATGATGCACGTCGCCGATCCCGAGAAGGCTCTTGCGGAAATGATCCGCGTCACACGGCACGGCGGAATGGTGATCGCATGCGAAGGAAGCCGCAACGCCGCCAACGCACTCCTGCACATCCACGAGACCGATGAACAGGAGGATGTGCCGTTGTCGATGCTCCAGGCAATGAACGCCAGCATCCGGCGGCGGACGGGCGTTGACCACAACATCGGGATGAAGATGCCCGTCCTCATGCACAAGGCCGGCTTGCACCATGTCCAGGCGCGCACCGGCGATGCGGTGCGCCTGCTCTTGCCCCCCATCGACACGCCGGACAAGGAGCGCTTGTTCAGTGCGATCTGCAACGACGGATTGGGGAACCTTCCGTCCGACGACGAGGGCATCCGCAAGTGGAAGCAGCTTCTGCTCGACCGCGGCGCCTCGGAGGCTGAAGCCGAAGCGGAGATCCGCAGGGAGATCGAGCGCGACTTCGGCCACAAGGGCCGCAGTTATCACACAGCGTACCCCGGCCTGCTCACGTTCAGCTTCGGGACGGTCTGCAGGGGGATCTGA
- a CDS encoding four helix bundle protein, which translates to MAFAFEKLLVYQKAVDFADAVAALTEDFRRGYFYLRDQTNRAALSIAANIAEGNGRFTKAERRNFFGIARGSVQECVPVLELAKRGKLLDITVHARLKDSLEETARMLSGLISGLDKQSH; encoded by the coding sequence ATGGCGTTTGCGTTCGAGAAGCTTCTCGTCTACCAGAAGGCCGTCGATTTCGCTGATGCGGTTGCCGCGCTGACCGAGGACTTCCGGCGGGGATACTTCTACCTGCGTGATCAGACGAACCGTGCGGCGCTGTCGATCGCCGCCAACATCGCGGAGGGGAACGGGCGGTTTACGAAGGCGGAACGGCGCAACTTCTTCGGCATTGCGCGCGGGTCCGTTCAGGAGTGTGTGCCGGTGCTCGAGCTGGCGAAGCGTGGGAAGCTCCTGGACATCACGGTCCACGCCCGGCTCAAAGATTCTCTCGAGGAAACCGCCCGCATGCTCAGCGGGTTGATCTCGGGCCTGGACAAGCAAAGCCACTAG
- a CDS encoding type II toxin-antitoxin system VapC family toxin: protein MRKPILVDTDIMVDYLRGHGPAVSFVQEHADQIVLSSIEVAQLYSGVKGDREQAILDDLISVFRIVPVTAEIAKDAGLLKRDYGRSHGVRLADAVIAATARTEGAELKTLNVKHYPMFKGLLRAYSRK, encoded by the coding sequence GTGCGCAAGCCCATCCTCGTCGACACCGACATCATGGTTGACTACCTGCGCGGCCACGGGCCGGCTGTCTCGTTCGTCCAAGAGCACGCGGATCAGATCGTGCTCTCGTCTATTGAAGTTGCGCAGCTGTACTCCGGGGTGAAGGGCGATCGCGAGCAGGCAATTCTCGACGACCTGATTTCTGTTTTCCGCATCGTGCCCGTGACGGCCGAGATCGCCAAGGACGCCGGCCTTCTGAAACGCGACTACGGCAGATCGCACGGCGTCCGTCTGGCCGATGCCGTAATCGCCGCGACCGCGAGGACCGAAGGCGCCGAGCTGAAGACCCTGAACGTCAAGCACTACCCCATGTTCAAGGGCCTGCTGCGCGCGTACTCGAGGAAGTAG
- a CDS encoding ribbon-helix-helix protein, CopG family, producing MFRTQVYLTKKEREALAALARATGKKQSELIRQAVDRLIEQTGAKQQKAALEQAAGLWKERDDLPDFGTVRAEWGRG from the coding sequence ATGTTCCGCACACAGGTGTACCTGACAAAGAAAGAGCGCGAGGCGCTCGCGGCGCTCGCCAGGGCGACGGGCAAGAAGCAGAGCGAGCTGATCCGGCAGGCTGTGGATCGCCTCATCGAGCAGACCGGCGCCAAGCAGCAGAAGGCCGCGTTGGAGCAGGCAGCGGGTCTGTGGAAAGAGCGCGACGACTTGCCCGACTTCGGCACGGTTCGCGCTGAGTGGGGTCGGGGCTGA
- a CDS encoding type IV toxin-antitoxin system AbiEi family antitoxin domain-containing protein, whose protein sequence is MKTQGDKLIRYVRKHRVIRPRDLDAIGVPRTVLQRLTDRGELIRQARGIYTLPEHEPTRHIDLATVSARASKAVVCLISALEFHEITTQVPHAVWIMISKVGHPPKIDQPPIRVVRASGRSLMSGIETRQIEGVTVRITSPAKTVADCFKYRDHVGQDVAIEALRDCLRQHKATPSDLYEMARIDRVARIIRPYIEALT, encoded by the coding sequence ATGAAGACGCAAGGCGACAAGCTGATCCGGTACGTTCGCAAGCACAGGGTGATCCGTCCGCGCGATCTGGACGCGATTGGCGTGCCCCGAACGGTGCTCCAGCGGCTGACGGATCGGGGTGAGCTGATCCGACAGGCGCGGGGCATCTACACGCTCCCGGAGCACGAACCCACCCGGCACATCGACCTGGCGACCGTCAGCGCCCGAGCGTCCAAAGCGGTGGTGTGTCTTATCTCGGCGTTGGAGTTCCACGAGATCACCACGCAGGTTCCCCACGCCGTGTGGATCATGATCAGCAAGGTGGGGCATCCCCCGAAGATCGACCAGCCGCCGATCCGAGTCGTGCGCGCCTCCGGCCGATCGCTCATGAGCGGCATCGAAACCCGACAGATCGAGGGCGTCACGGTACGCATCACCAGCCCAGCCAAGACCGTGGCCGACTGCTTCAAATACCGCGACCATGTCGGGCAGGACGTGGCCATCGAAGCGCTGCGCGATTGTCTGCGCCAGCACAAAGCCACGCCCAGCGACCTGTACGAGATGGCCCGAATCGACCGGGTCGCCCGGATCATCCGGCCGTACATCGAGGCGCTGACATGA
- a CDS encoding class I SAM-dependent methyltransferase, with amino-acid sequence MANRDNLNNEWVALTPAWIKEAREGRNPTRTCLLDGPMLEACGQVEGLRVLDCGCGEGRFCRMLVERGAAYALGIDLCKPMIEAALELRSDKDDYRVADAQKLGFLADGSFDLVVSYLNQCDLPDFQANNREVFRVLRSGGRFVVANLHPMRSAVGGWQRAEDGQKQHVILDRYFEEGERRWTMLGVKFTNFHRSLATYMTGFRDAGFSIEQLIEPTVSPEVLKEFPELDDEIRVPNFIIYVLKKPKG; translated from the coding sequence ATGGCAAACAGAGACAACCTCAACAACGAGTGGGTTGCACTGACACCCGCCTGGATCAAGGAGGCTCGTGAGGGGAGAAACCCAACGCGAACCTGTCTGCTGGACGGGCCCATGCTCGAGGCGTGCGGCCAGGTGGAAGGTCTGAGGGTGCTGGACTGCGGCTGTGGTGAAGGCCGCTTTTGTCGGATGCTCGTTGAGCGGGGTGCGGCATACGCCCTGGGAATAGACCTGTGCAAACCAATGATCGAAGCAGCCCTGGAGCTTCGATCAGACAAGGATGACTATCGGGTCGCTGATGCACAGAAACTTGGTTTTCTGGCTGACGGATCTTTCGACTTGGTCGTGTCCTACCTCAATCAATGTGACCTGCCCGACTTCCAGGCGAACAACCGCGAGGTGTTCAGAGTCCTGCGCTCAGGCGGCCGATTTGTTGTGGCCAATCTTCACCCCATGCGCTCTGCGGTGGGTGGATGGCAACGAGCAGAGGACGGCCAGAAACAGCATGTCATCCTGGACCGCTACTTCGAGGAGGGGGAGCGTCGCTGGACAATGTTGGGTGTGAAGTTCACAAACTTCCACCGATCCTTGGCGACGTACATGACGGGCTTTCGCGATGCCGGGTTCTCGATCGAGCAGCTCATTGAGCCCACTGTTTCCCCGGAGGTTCTCAAGGAGTTCCCGGAGCTCGATGACGAGATCCGCGTGCCGAATTTCATCATCTACGTCTTGAAGAAGCCCAAGGGCTGA
- a CDS encoding nucleotidyl transferase AbiEii/AbiGii toxin family protein, which yields MIKRPVSNQAASVRQRLMNLRQARGEDYNAILTQYAVERFLYRLCRSPHVDRFILKGAMLFRVWAGNLHRPTKDLDLLGHGEATPQAVAMTVRQVLATKVDDDGLTFDADGVVATEILEEQEYGGIRVKLVAILGSARIPMQIDVGFGDAVTPTATKAAFPTLLEMSAPILRMYPPHTVVAEKLEAAVVRGLTNSRMRDYYDLLVIFRIHKLDDDELVKAIRATFQRRKTEIPREVPAGLSEEFAIDASAGRLWREFLRRVEIKDAPEGFAEVVQAVRDRVWPIMVQARNLKTA from the coding sequence ATGATCAAGCGCCCCGTCAGCAACCAAGCGGCATCGGTCCGGCAGCGCCTGATGAATCTCCGGCAGGCCCGCGGCGAAGACTACAACGCGATTTTGACCCAGTACGCCGTTGAGCGATTCCTCTATCGGCTTTGCCGGTCGCCGCACGTTGACCGGTTCATTCTCAAGGGGGCCATGCTTTTCCGGGTCTGGGCCGGGAACCTGCATCGTCCAACCAAGGACCTTGATCTGTTGGGGCATGGAGAGGCGACGCCGCAGGCCGTGGCCATGACCGTACGGCAGGTGCTCGCCACGAAGGTCGATGACGATGGCCTGACCTTCGATGCTGATGGCGTGGTCGCCACCGAGATTCTGGAGGAGCAGGAGTATGGGGGCATCCGCGTCAAACTCGTCGCCATACTCGGCAGCGCCAGAATCCCGATGCAGATCGATGTGGGTTTCGGGGATGCCGTCACGCCGACGGCGACCAAGGCGGCTTTCCCGACGCTCCTGGAGATGAGTGCTCCCATCCTGCGGATGTACCCGCCCCATACCGTGGTGGCCGAGAAACTGGAAGCGGCCGTGGTACGGGGCCTGACCAACAGCCGCATGAGAGACTACTACGACCTGCTGGTCATCTTCCGAATCCACAAGCTCGATGATGATGAACTGGTCAAAGCCATCCGCGCCACGTTCCAGCGGAGGAAGACGGAGATTCCCCGCGAGGTGCCTGCCGGTCTGTCCGAGGAGTTCGCCATCGATGCCAGCGCCGGGCGGCTGTGGCGCGAGTTCCTGCGACGTGTGGAGATCAAGGACGCGCCGGAGGGTTTTGCGGAGGTGGTTCAGGCCGTGCGGGATCGTGTCTGGCCGATCATGGTCCAGGCCCGGAACCTCAAGACGGCCTGA
- a CDS encoding phosphoribosylformylglycinamidine synthase, whose translation MQQQTHRIEVALKAGVRDAPGEGVRHKVAEHLGIELAGVRVVEVYTIVGDLTAYELEQVQAELFTDPVIQVSSLGKPLAKECDYFIEVGFRPGVTDNVGRTSVAGIRDVLPGAAERPIEVYTSKQYLLEGCTSAADAERIASGLLANDLIQRWRVLSAAEYATLDAPPLSVPKVELAHEPQVRTIDLEVSDDELLRISTEGILALTLDEMKAIQAYYRRPDVIAKRKVLGLGAQPTDVELECLAQTWSEHCKHKIFNAVIEYREDGRVETINSLFKTYVRGSTEEIAQKIDWLVSIFHDNAGIIKFADEWNLVVKVETHNSPSALDPYGGALTGIVGVNRDPAGTGLGSKLIFNTDVFCFGPPDYEGEIPPRLLHPKRIFDGVRMGVEHGGNKSGIPTVNGAILFDERFIGKPLVFCGTGGLIPSRVGEADAAVKVATPGDAIVMVGGRIGKDGIHGATFSSVEIDEKSPTSAVQIGDPITQKVMLDFLLEARDLGLYTLITDNGAGGLSSSIGETAQLSGGAEIELAHAPLKYGGLDPWEIFVSEAQERMTVGVPAATRDAFLALAKRRGVEATVLGTYTDSGLLHVTYHGESVGSIDMDFLHDGCPTLHLKATWTPPKLNEPEIETKKDHTDTLLAMLGRLNVCSKEPVIRQYDHEVQSMSVVKPLCGVANDGPADAAVLRPLYGSDAGIAVACGINPSYGDIDTYHMVACVIDEAVRNVIAVGAKPGTIAGLDNFCWPDPVQSPKTPDGEHKLAQLVRACRALYDYTVAYGVPCISGKDSMKNDYKLGEWAISIPPTMLFTAVGRVPNVRCAVTSDAKADGDVVYVLGVTRNELGGSQYYAHYGAVGRSVPKVEALKALKLYTALAHAIERGLVRSCHDCSDGGLGVALAETAFAGGLGMKIELQRVPNDNVTREDFLLFSESQSRFVVTVEPCHMHSFEMTLSGLPFARIGTVNAEPRLVIKGFGVRPIVNAAIGDLKEAWQAPLRGVV comes from the coding sequence ATGCAGCAGCAAACGCATCGGATCGAGGTCGCGCTCAAGGCCGGCGTGCGCGACGCGCCGGGCGAGGGCGTGCGCCACAAGGTGGCCGAGCACCTGGGCATCGAGCTGGCCGGCGTGCGCGTCGTCGAGGTCTACACGATTGTCGGCGACCTCACGGCCTACGAGCTGGAACAAGTCCAGGCCGAGCTGTTCACCGATCCCGTGATTCAGGTTTCCTCGCTGGGCAAGCCCCTTGCCAAGGAGTGCGACTACTTCATCGAGGTCGGCTTCCGGCCCGGCGTGACCGACAACGTCGGCCGCACGTCCGTGGCCGGCATCCGCGACGTGCTCCCCGGCGCGGCCGAACGCCCGATCGAAGTGTACACGTCGAAGCAATACCTCCTCGAGGGCTGCACGAGCGCGGCCGACGCCGAGCGGATCGCCTCCGGCCTGCTCGCCAACGATCTGATCCAGCGCTGGCGGGTGCTGAGCGCGGCCGAGTACGCCACACTCGACGCGCCGCCGCTGAGCGTGCCGAAGGTCGAGCTCGCCCACGAGCCGCAGGTGCGCACCATCGACCTCGAGGTCAGCGACGACGAGTTGCTGCGGATCAGCACCGAGGGCATCCTGGCGCTCACGCTCGACGAGATGAAGGCGATCCAGGCCTATTACCGCCGGCCCGACGTGATCGCAAAGCGGAAGGTGCTCGGCCTTGGCGCGCAGCCGACCGACGTCGAGCTCGAATGCCTCGCCCAGACATGGTCCGAGCACTGCAAGCACAAGATCTTCAACGCCGTGATCGAGTACCGCGAGGATGGCCGCGTCGAGACGATCAACTCGCTGTTCAAGACGTACGTGCGCGGCTCGACCGAAGAGATCGCGCAGAAGATCGACTGGCTCGTGAGCATCTTCCACGACAACGCGGGCATCATCAAGTTCGCCGACGAGTGGAACCTCGTCGTCAAGGTCGAGACGCACAACTCGCCGTCGGCGCTCGATCCGTACGGCGGCGCCCTGACGGGCATCGTCGGCGTCAACCGCGATCCCGCGGGCACGGGTCTCGGTTCGAAGCTCATCTTCAACACCGACGTCTTCTGCTTTGGCCCACCCGATTACGAGGGCGAGATTCCCCCGCGCTTGCTGCACCCGAAGCGCATCTTCGACGGTGTGCGCATGGGCGTCGAGCACGGTGGCAACAAGAGCGGAATCCCGACCGTGAACGGCGCGATCCTGTTCGACGAGCGCTTTATCGGCAAGCCGCTTGTCTTCTGCGGCACGGGCGGCCTCATCCCGTCGAGGGTGGGGGAGGCCGACGCGGCGGTGAAGGTTGCCACGCCCGGCGACGCGATCGTCATGGTCGGCGGCCGGATCGGCAAGGACGGCATCCACGGCGCGACGTTCTCGTCGGTCGAGATCGACGAAAAGTCGCCCACGAGCGCTGTCCAGATCGGCGACCCGATCACCCAGAAGGTCATGCTCGACTTCCTGCTCGAAGCGCGCGACCTCGGCCTCTATACGCTCATCACCGACAACGGCGCCGGCGGGCTCTCGTCGAGCATCGGAGAGACGGCACAACTGAGCGGCGGCGCGGAGATCGAGCTTGCCCACGCGCCGCTCAAGTACGGTGGCCTCGATCCCTGGGAGATCTTCGTGAGCGAGGCGCAGGAGCGGATGACAGTCGGCGTACCGGCGGCGACGCGCGATGCCTTCCTCGCGCTCGCCAAGCGCCGGGGCGTTGAAGCGACGGTGCTCGGTACGTACACCGACAGCGGCCTGTTACACGTGACGTATCACGGGGAGTCCGTCGGCAGTATCGACATGGACTTCCTCCACGACGGCTGCCCGACGCTGCACCTCAAGGCGACATGGACGCCCCCGAAGCTCAACGAGCCGGAGATCGAGACGAAGAAGGACCACACGGACACGCTTCTCGCCATGCTCGGCCGGCTCAACGTCTGCAGCAAGGAGCCGGTGATCCGCCAGTACGACCACGAAGTGCAGTCGATGAGCGTGGTCAAACCGCTGTGCGGCGTCGCCAACGACGGCCCCGCCGACGCCGCCGTGTTGCGGCCGCTCTACGGATCCGACGCGGGGATCGCTGTCGCGTGCGGCATCAATCCCAGTTATGGCGACATCGATACGTACCACATGGTCGCGTGCGTCATTGACGAGGCCGTGCGCAACGTCATCGCCGTCGGCGCCAAGCCCGGCACGATCGCCGGCCTGGACAACTTCTGCTGGCCCGACCCGGTGCAGTCGCCAAAAACGCCCGACGGCGAGCACAAGCTCGCCCAGCTCGTGCGCGCATGCCGCGCCCTGTACGACTACACGGTCGCCTACGGCGTGCCGTGCATCTCGGGCAAGGACAGCATGAAGAACGACTACAAGCTCGGCGAGTGGGCGATCTCGATCCCGCCAACAATGCTCTTCACCGCCGTGGGCCGCGTGCCCAACGTCCGCTGTGCGGTCACGAGCGACGCGAAAGCCGACGGCGACGTCGTCTACGTGCTCGGCGTGACGCGCAACGAGCTCGGCGGCTCGCAGTACTATGCGCACTACGGCGCCGTCGGCCGCAGCGTGCCGAAGGTCGAGGCGCTCAAAGCGCTGAAGCTCTACACGGCGCTGGCGCACGCTATCGAACGCGGGCTCGTCCGCTCGTGCCACGACTGCTCCGACGGCGGGCTCGGCGTCGCGCTGGCCGAGACCGCGTTCGCGGGCGGCCTGGGCATGAAGATCGAGCTTCAACGCGTGCCCAACGACAACGTGACGCGCGAGGACTTCCTGCTCTTCAGCGAATCGCAGAGCCGCTTCGTCGTCACCGTCGAGCCGTGCCACATGCACAGCTTCGAGATGACGCTGAGCGGACTGCCGTTCGCGCGCATCGGCACGGTCAACGCCGAGCCGCGACTCGTCATCAAGGGCTTCGGCGTGCGGCCCATCGTGAACGCGGCGATCGGCGATCTCAAGGAAGCCTGGCAGGCGCCACTGCGGGGGGTGGTCTGA
- a CDS encoding alpha-galactosidase produces MRIVLVGAGSRSFGPATLRDIWLSEPLAGHGVDLVLMDVASEALETTLAYASFLNAQLERNIEASATTNLDEALRGADFVVCAIERNRYLYWTQDFHVPRHFGFRQPYGENGGIGGLFHALRNMGPMVEIARAMERVCPKAWLLNYSNPEHKLCEAITRLTSTPVVGLCHGVFDGRAQLARILDVPLDDLETFACGINHFTFFETVRRRSTGEDLYPRLRQIDAAAHELSEWHHLGLGRVLFRRFGLWPSPASNHYAEYIRWADEFVASELQFYYDPANGHPWETGEIPEFVYEPTGKESGPRWREEPTQPARLEDAPLKPSGELGVPIIEAISLDEQREIAAVNVPNRGAIPGLPDDLVVEVPATADASGLHARQMAPLPEAIAALIRTQASIHKLLVEAYADESRDKLLQAILLEPTVDSYRRAVAMMDEMLRLQADILPPLKIG; encoded by the coding sequence ATGCGCATTGTGCTCGTGGGCGCGGGGAGCAGGTCGTTCGGTCCTGCGACCCTGCGCGACATTTGGCTGAGCGAGCCGCTCGCCGGGCACGGGGTGGACCTCGTCCTGATGGACGTGGCGAGCGAGGCGCTGGAGACGACGCTCGCGTACGCCTCGTTCCTCAACGCCCAGCTCGAGCGCAACATCGAGGCGTCCGCGACGACAAACCTCGACGAGGCGCTGCGCGGCGCGGACTTCGTCGTCTGCGCGATCGAGCGGAATCGCTACCTCTACTGGACGCAGGACTTCCACGTGCCGCGCCACTTCGGCTTTCGCCAGCCGTATGGCGAGAACGGGGGCATCGGCGGCCTCTTTCACGCGCTGCGCAACATGGGGCCAATGGTCGAGATCGCGCGCGCGATGGAGCGCGTCTGTCCGAAAGCGTGGCTGCTCAACTACTCGAATCCTGAGCACAAGCTCTGCGAGGCGATCACGCGCCTGACGAGCACACCCGTCGTCGGGCTGTGCCACGGCGTGTTCGACGGGCGCGCGCAGCTTGCCCGGATCCTTGACGTGCCGCTCGATGATCTCGAGACCTTCGCGTGCGGCATCAACCACTTCACGTTCTTCGAGACGGTCCGGCGACGCTCGACGGGCGAGGACCTCTATCCGCGCCTGCGGCAAATCGATGCCGCGGCGCACGAGCTCTCCGAGTGGCATCATCTTGGGCTCGGACGCGTCCTGTTCCGGCGCTTCGGACTGTGGCCGTCGCCCGCCTCGAACCACTACGCCGAGTACATCCGCTGGGCCGACGAGTTCGTTGCAAGCGAGCTGCAGTTCTACTACGATCCCGCGAACGGGCATCCATGGGAGACCGGGGAAATTCCCGAGTTCGTCTACGAGCCGACAGGCAAAGAGAGCGGACCGCGCTGGCGCGAAGAGCCCACCCAGCCCGCGCGACTCGAGGACGCCCCGCTCAAGCCATCAGGCGAGCTCGGCGTACCGATCATCGAGGCGATCAGCCTCGATGAGCAACGCGAGATCGCCGCCGTCAACGTACCGAACCGCGGCGCGATACCCGGCCTCCCTGACGATCTGGTTGTCGAGGTGCCCGCAACGGCCGACGCGAGCGGCCTGCACGCGCGTCAAATGGCGCCGCTGCCGGAAGCGATTGCGGCCCTCATCCGCACCCAGGCCAGCATCCACAAGCTGCTCGTCGAGGCATACGCCGACGAGTCGCGCGACAAGCTGCTCCAAGCGATCCTGCTCGAGCCGACCGTGGACTCCTACCGCCGCGCCGTGGCCATGATGGACGAGATGCTCCGGCTGCAAGCGGACATCCTGCCGCCGCTGAAGATCGGGTGA